The Argentina anserina chromosome 5, drPotAnse1.1, whole genome shotgun sequence genome includes the window aatcccacattcTTATggagttaaataaaaacccatatttttactttttcattaacaaattaacattcaataatgaaattttaacaaaaaaaatacatattatgttcaaaatattataatttaccattattatttgagttgatatatttttggagttattaagaacataaattagtttcattttgatacaaatatataagaatttttaagtttttattaaaggtgggacgggacagGACGAAACgtgataaaaattattcgtctcacgtcccacgtcccatcccactattatgaaacgggacgggatcatgATGGGACGAAcattttagacctccgtcccgtcccgtcgttatgaatttcgggacgagatcggaatttccgttttttatgctcACCCCTACAACTAGGGATATTAACTGTCATCTTTGTAATGAGCTAGGGTAATGAAACTTCTAACCATTTGTTTGGTGAGTTCTCTTATGCTCAACAGGCCAGGTTTGAATGAACTCTCATATAAAAAGGCAGATGGACCGGACTGAAGGCCTATATAAGTACCTTCAACTGTTTATTTCTTAACTAAGTACATGATCTTGTCGCTAAGATTTAACCGCCACTTGCTGGTCAATTTGAAAAGCCATGAATGTCGACATAGTGTTCGGAGGGATTGATCCCTCATTGGTGACCTTTACAGTTTCGTTAACCACTCCATTCGCTGGTTAATTTGGAAAGCCAGGAATGACAAAGTAGTTGCTAATATTATGATCAAAGTTTCAAATAACAATGCAATTAAGACTTGTTGGTGCTTTTTCTTCAAACCCTAATACCACAATCAATTGGCAAGCACTAGCTCGAACTTACTTCAAAATCAACTAAGATGGTTTAATTGGTTTGCAATGACTCGGCAACTTCGTAAATTCCCGTTAGAGAGCATAATGGTATACATATTCTCGTTGTTGTTGTGTCCTATGTTGAAAGCTCTCCTTGCTATTTTGCAGAGGCGACTGTCTTGAGAAACAACCTTGTTGCAGCTAGACAAGAGAATTTAACGAAGATAGAAGTGGAAGGTGACCCAAAACTGGTGATTGATCGATGTTGGTAATAGTGGAAGATTATAGAACTCTTGCTAGAGATTTTATGACGTTTAACTTCAATAACATCTTCCACGAGGTCAACTTTGTGGGCAGGTGACAAATATGTACACGGTAATAAATATGAACAAGGAAATTAAAAGTGAAAGGACaatgtatatatttagaaAGAAACAGTCGAATCACGAACCATTTCTTAACGAAAACGCTGACAAAAAAGTACATTGTCCAGAAATTCCACGTCGGAATCAtgatataatataataaaaacgAAGACCCACTAACGTGAGCCGGGTGTGCGCAGAATATAAACGTGCGCGCACATACTTGCAGCGAAATAAAAGAGAGGGGAGAcgcaaaagaaagaagaggacTGAGTTCACCGAGTCGGGTTCGGGAAACGAGTTAGGACCAACAATCCAAATAAAAACCACACAGGATGAGGAGAGGGTCAGGTGagacttgagagagagagagagagagagagagagagagaagagtctCTAGGTCTGGTCAGTCAGGCAAAAACCAAACTTGGGCTTTGGGTCTTTcctttgcccttgcccttgcccttgccctcgCGCTTTGCCTTGCTCTTTCCTTTGTGTGTGTTGTTTGTGTGGAATTAGCAAAATGGTGAACACCAAGattattagccttcttctcttctcttctcttctcctttACCACCACCTCccacctccctctcttctctctttctctttctctctcacaTTCCccttattttttcttcttctatccCTAACCCTAAAATTCCCCCTTATCTCTTCTCCACccttttcctcttcttcctctccttaCCCAAAACCCAATTCGATATCTCACTCTCTCTATCTTATCTCTGCTTTTGGCTCTCTGGGTTTTGCTTCTTCTCTCCAAAGGTCGTCGCTTTCTTATGGTATTGGGATTTGGCTGCGCGCCCGATTTCTCAAGGTATTCGATCGGTCTTCTGCTTCGGGTTGTCGTCGATTCTATGGAGTTCTTGTATCTGGGTATTGCGTGTTGTAATCCGTTTTGGGAGTTTTGAGTGTGTTGTTATTGCTCAAGGCTTTTAAAGTTTGAATGTGTtgtaatttgtgttgattatgttCTGTGTTGGCAAGCATTTTGTTTTTTCgggtttgagtttgttttgtttgatgatCGTTCTGTTTGGTTTCTACTGCTTTCGAAATTCTTGTTACTCTTGGGGGGATGGATTGgggtttggtttgatttgagtGTGTTTGAGTGTACTGGATCTAGTTGGATTCAAGTTTTGATTGATTTGAATGTTTTGTAATTCTAGTGTAATTGTATATGAATGTCATTACTTTTGTTCGTTATATGTTCCCGGGACCATGTTTTTAAAATTGGTGAGCTATCAATACCAATCGTGTTACTTGAACAAGTTGTGTTGAATCCCTCCCTACCaagttaaaagttaaaacataACTTTCTTTTCGACATGACTATGGTTGATCTCTTGTTGTTATATCTTGGGTGTTTATTATGAATGCTTCGATGCTCGACTGTAAAGGAAAGCATATAGTTTGCTTACTTGTAAGTGTCCAATTGTGTTATTTTCTTGTGATTAGGATTTTCGGCATTACTGGAGTACGTTGTTGGCGTGGGTTCTTACTATACTTCATGCTTTGATAAGTTGTTGCGTCACAAGAACTGGTCTGTAGCAACAGTGCCCTCATGGAAGAGTTTAGCTGTCCTAGATTGGATATCAGCAACACtgtgagaaagaaaagaagccAAACTTTTCGCCGACCACTACAACCATCACCTGAAATTCATGACCAGTCGCCACTGTCATCATCAACACGTTCAGATGAATTGAGCAAGGTCTCTAGTGATGAGAATGGTGGTTGTGATACCAACTCTAAGCGGAAAGAATTGAGTCTTAATGAGTGTATAGCTAGAGTTACTTCTCCTGGGGGTCATGGTGAAAAACCCCtaaaaaaagatagaaaggATGGAGGGTTTAATTCATTTTACAATAATGAGCCAGGTCGAAATGGGATCAGTAATAAACGCTCTAGGGAAGGTGTCCTTGCCCCTGCTAATTGGAAAAGTTCAAGCACAGTGAAGGATGATGTGATATTAGATTCCAGAAGTGCAGGTGCAGCAAATGGTGGAAGTCCAAGTACTAGGCTGTCAGGATCAGATGCATTTGGAAATGAGAATAAGGTTAAAAAGGTCAAGCTCAAGGTTGGTGGTACGACCCGAACAATTCAAGACAATTCTGCAGTCAATGGTACAAAACAGGAGGCTTCTTCTACAAAGTTATCTCGAGCGTCAGATGTCTCAAGACCACGGCAGAAGCAAAATGTTCTGGTAAAAACTGTAGCTATATTTTTAGCTCGACTGAAGatctcacttttttttttgagaatgaaAAATCGCACTTTATATGAAGtgggttttaatttttttcttttctatggTTTTTGCTGTCGTACTATATGATTCAGTATTTATCTATAAGCATATCAGCATATGGGTACTGGGCCATTAATTCATAGTTGTTCTAAATATTCAATTATGAGTCTTCTTACTAATGAATGTATGCATTTTAATGTTTAAAATTTGTAATAAAAAACTTGAGATTGGTCAGACCCTGCGGGAGACCCTTCTCACCAGCTGGATTGAGTGTAATTGGATAAAACGTAAAGATATAATCTGTAAGATATGGAAAATAATCCTTTTGCATTAATGTTTGCATAGTAGCGTAATAATTGCTTTCTTTACTTTAGTTGTGATTTTGTTATTAAATCCATGATTTCGATGCAGTCAAATTCAGATGATAATCATTCCCATTTAGATAAGAAGAGTGGTTTGAAGGGAATTCCATGGAAGGACTTCTCAAGAAGTGGAATTAATCTCGGGAAGGATCAGGATCATTCAACAATGGTTAGGACATCCGGAAAGAACATGTCTGGAAAGGAAGGAGACAAATCTGAACCAGTCCGTAAGAGCAAGCGCGTACCCAAGAGGCGTGTACTTGATGGAGAGTTCGGagatgatgaggaagatgatgaGATTCGGTATCTGGAGAATCTCAAAACATCGAAGGTTACTGGAGGAtttagagaagaagatgatgaagagtcAAGCAGGAAACATAGAAAACTATCTGTAGTTTCCAGCATTGATAATGCCGGTCCATCAAGGTCAGGCAAAGACCTAAAGAGGAAGTCAAGAACTGATAGAGTATCTGGAGACACTGATTATGAAGAGGAAAATTTATTATCTGATGGTGAGCAGCTTGAAGGtaaaaagaaggagaagaaggaagctGTTGAGCCTTTGTTAGATGGTAAGAGGGAAATGGTTCTCACAACACGCCAACGTGCCCTTCAGTCGAGCAAAGATGCCTCGTCATCCCTGGGTTCAAGCTTAATTGAATTTCCAAATGGATTACCACCTGCAGCACCTAGAAGTGAGACATTCTGCATACTTTTTTTTGTCCGATTACAATATTCTGCATACTTCCCTACACTTCAAAATCATTATTTTTGGGTTAGTTGATTTAAATTCTGACATGCCATTTTATGGTTGTTGTGTTGGGCCACAGAACAAAAAGAGAAATCTACAGAATATGACCAGCAGATGAAGAAAGCTGAGGCTGCTCAGAGACGACGAATGCAAATTGAGAAGGCTACTCAAGAATCTATGGTATGCTTTTCTTGTATCTCGATCTTCTGTAAATACTTTTTAGCTCTAGAGGCAGTAGTCATTTTATACTgatattttgtttgaattaTGTAGGATGAggctataaaaaaaatacgtGGCCAAGATTCCGGTAGGAAAAAGAAGGAAGACAAAATAAAGAAGCGTCAAGAAGAACTGGCACAGGTAATGAAACTCTTCATTGATTATCTTTAAAATATGAGGAGTTCAATCTCCTCACTCATGGTGTTCTTTATTCAGGAGAAGGCTGCTAATGCTATGGCGCTTGCATCAAGCACAATTAGATATGTGATGGGCCCAAACGGCACTACGTTGACATTTCCAGATGATATGGGTCTCCCCAGTTTATTTGACCCTAAACCTTGCAGGTACAGTAATTTGTTTTCCTGGTAGACACACAAGATATCTGTGCTTGTTGTTCTGTTTGctgctgatgatgatgaattcTCTTTTTAAACATAATGTGGTATGAATTTTCAGCTATCCTCCTCTTCGTGAGAAATGTGCTGGTCCTTTTTGTACGAATCCGTACAAGTATAGGGACTCTAAATCGAAGCTTCCTCTTTGCAGTCTTCGGTGCTACAAGGCTGTCCAGGATAAGACAGAAACAGAAACGACGTGCTAATGTTTGCGACAGTGTTGTCCTACTCTTTTTTGAAGTCTTGGGTGATCCTGCAGAGCTAGTTGATCACTCTCGGTATATATTTGGGGATCGGTGGAGAAAAGTTAATTTTTAACTAGTTGCGTAGAGGTTTATACTTTATACAAGTAGAGAGAACTACAGATTGTTTTTCCGGCTTCAAAATAGTGTCTTATTCATGTTATTATAAACACAATCTCCTTCATAGTTTGTGATAATGGTAGTCCATTGGATTTTGGAAGGTATTGGGGGGAGGAGCATGGCAGTGGCCAAGGATTCATTGtcatcaaataataaaattgtaTCTGGTTTCACAAATTACTTGGAATTGTTGAGAATATCTTTTTCTGGTACAGAATGTCTGATTGGTATCTCCTACAGGGTTAACTGTAAGCTTTCGGGTTGTGAACCATAAATTTAAGGCCTCGTTTGGTTGTGGAAATGAGAGTTGTCTTTtagaaataatgaaatttcaaaagaaCTATTCCAATATTTCTAGAGAAGAGGAGATGGTGATTTATTTGGAAAGAACCACTTTCCACTCGATTTTTCCCTCATTTGGGAAAGTATTCACTTCCTTTTACATTTCAACATAGACAAACAAAACAATTGTCTTTTCGTGATGCTTATTTTCCGCGAACCAAATAAGGCGTAAAATCCTACGGTAGTATGTCACATATGAGTACTAATTGACTATTTTCGAGACACGAGCAGTGAAATTTAgactttgttgttgttgttgttgttgttgttgttgtttgaaCAAAGAACTCAAATACTAGAATGGATCATTCTACTGTGAGTTGAACTCGCGACAAGAAAGTTGATATTGGGCTATGAAGTTGAAAATGGGAGAGGGCCCAATATGGTGGATATGGGCATTTGCGGACACACGCAGGTAGGTGTTGTTGGTTGCTTCACTACCTCGACCCTCCTCTCTGCCGCCGTGAGACCCTTTCCATCTTCTACTTGCAGATAAGGCCGCGccatttccttcttcttcttccttttcaattTCCCTACTCTCTGCTTCACTCTCTTCCCTCTCTCCac containing:
- the LOC126793651 gene encoding uncharacterized protein LOC126793651 translates to MEEFSCPRLDISNTVRKKRSQTFRRPLQPSPEIHDQSPLSSSTRSDELSKVSSDENGGCDTNSKRKELSLNECIARVTSPGGHGEKPLKKDRKDGGFNSFYNNEPGRNGISNKRSREGVLAPANWKSSSTVKDDVILDSRSAGAANGGSPSTRLSGSDAFGNENKVKKVKLKVGGTTRTIQDNSAVNGTKQEASSTKLSRASDVSRPRQKQNVLSNSDDNHSHLDKKSGLKGIPWKDFSRSGINLGKDQDHSTMVRTSGKNMSGKEGDKSEPVRKSKRVPKRRVLDGEFGDDEEDDEIRYLENLKTSKVTGGFREEDDEESSRKHRKLSVVSSIDNAGPSRSGKDLKRKSRTDRVSGDTDYEEENLLSDGEQLEGKKKEKKEAVEPLLDGKREMVLTTRQRALQSSKDASSSLGSSLIEFPNGLPPAAPRKQKEKSTEYDQQMKKAEAAQRRRMQIEKATQESMDEAIKKIRGQDSGRKKKEDKIKKRQEELAQEKAANAMALASSTIRYVMGPNGTTLTFPDDMGLPSLFDPKPCSYPPLREKCAGPFCTNPYKYRDSKSKLPLCSLRCYKAVQDKTETETTC